From Anaerohalosphaera lusitana, one genomic window encodes:
- a CDS encoding LysR family transcriptional regulator translates to MQIDTIRIFCDLVELKNFSRTAEKHGLSQSAISQQLAQLEMDHNCQLINRKTRPLTLTEQGQCFYHACQDILDRYDKLVSELKNLSRSHTTIRFAAIFSIGMHTLQPYVKRFMARFPQINLRIDYMDAKQIYDGILRGDLDLGAVAVPIESRSLNLVPFVDEPLVMVCSPDNPLAKEPVIDIHKLQGKDFIAFEKGLPSRKFIDNILDRYDVMPKTVMEFDNIETIKRAVEINSGISILPETTINTELREQKLATIAFTNENFFRPTGIIVRKNRSTTKAMKYLLELLGNGQVRNHANKSRNI, encoded by the coding sequence ATGCAAATTGACACAATAAGGATATTTTGTGACCTTGTTGAATTAAAGAACTTTTCGCGCACTGCGGAAAAACACGGATTAAGCCAGTCAGCCATTTCGCAACAATTGGCTCAACTGGAAATGGACCACAACTGCCAACTGATCAACCGCAAGACAAGGCCGCTCACACTTACTGAACAAGGACAATGCTTCTATCACGCCTGCCAGGACATCCTCGACAGGTACGACAAACTGGTCAGCGAGCTCAAAAACCTCTCCCGCAGTCACACCACCATCCGATTCGCTGCCATATTCAGCATCGGAATGCACACGCTCCAGCCGTACGTCAAAAGATTCATGGCCAGATTCCCTCAGATCAACCTGCGGATCGACTATATGGACGCCAAGCAGATATATGACGGCATCCTGCGAGGCGACCTGGACCTCGGCGCAGTCGCCGTCCCGATCGAAAGCCGCAGCCTGAACCTTGTACCATTCGTGGATGAACCGCTTGTTATGGTTTGCAGTCCGGATAACCCCCTGGCTAAAGAACCGGTAATAGATATCCATAAACTGCAGGGCAAGGACTTCATAGCATTCGAAAAGGGACTGCCCAGCCGCAAGTTCATAGACAACATCCTCGACCGCTATGATGTGATGCCTAAAACCGTCATGGAGTTCGACAATATCGAAACGATCAAGCGAGCCGTGGAGATCAACTCAGGTATTAGCATCCTGCCCGAAACAACGATAAATACAGAACTGCGTGAACAGAAACTTGCAACAATAGCATTCACGAACGAAAACTTTTTCCGCCCTACCGGCATAATCGTACGTAAGAATAGATCGACGACCAAAGCAATGAAATACCTACTGGAGCTTCTTGGAAACGGACAGGTACGAAATCATGCCAATAAAAGCCGTAATATTTGA
- a CDS encoding HAD family hydrolase: MPIKAVIFDLDGTITQPCLDFDLIRQEMGLAEDAGPILEYLENMPPDDRKQAETILERHEDQAAVESCLNNGAKETIEELCDRGIKVGILTRNKRTNAIAVRDKHGLHFDAVIAREDGPAKPDPHGVLALCKEFGTSPRETILVGDYLHDLLTAKAADVTAILIETHKDADKFWLDPEKLYRC, from the coding sequence ATGCCAATAAAAGCCGTAATATTTGACCTCGACGGGACAATAACACAGCCTTGCCTGGATTTTGACCTCATCAGACAGGAAATGGGACTTGCCGAAGACGCAGGGCCGATCCTGGAATACCTGGAAAATATGCCGCCAGATGACCGCAAGCAGGCTGAAACCATCCTTGAACGGCACGAGGATCAGGCTGCGGTGGAATCTTGCCTGAACAATGGTGCCAAAGAAACGATTGAAGAGCTGTGCGACCGCGGCATTAAAGTGGGCATTCTGACGCGCAACAAACGCACCAACGCGATCGCGGTACGAGACAAGCATGGACTGCACTTTGATGCTGTGATTGCCCGCGAAGACGGCCCTGCAAAGCCGGATCCGCACGGGGTATTGGCATTGTGCAAAGAATTCGGCACATCCCCCCGTGAAACTATACTTGTGGGTGATTATCTGCACGATCTGCTCACTGCAAAAGCTGCTGATGTAACTGCGATACTAATCGAAACCCATAAAGATGCGGATAAGTTCTGGCTTGACCCCGAAAAACTGTACCGTTGCTGA
- the gdhA gene encoding NADP-specific glutamate dehydrogenase, with amino-acid sequence MASQFTESIMEITTSRNPAESEFHQAVREVAESVEPVIARHPELARAKVLERMIEPERQVMFRVPWVDDKGNVQVNRGFRVEFNSAIGPYKGGLRFHPSVYLGIIKFLGFEQIFKNALTTTPIGGGKGGSDFDPKGKSDMEVMRFCQSFMSELFRHIGPDTDVPAGDIGVGGREIGYMFGQYKKLTNTFTGVLTGKGLDYGGSLVRTEATGYGLIYFVTEMLKARNTDWNEKKVVISGSGNVAIYATKKAHELGAKVVALSDSGGYIVDESGIKLETVRRIKEVERGRISEYVDEHPNAQYTEGWQGIWTVPCDVALPCATQNELDKSAAEALVKNNCIAVGEGANMPSTPEAVDIFLDNNISFGPAKAANAGGVATSALEMSQNAARLNWTFEEVDNRLKIIMKSIYTQCVEASDEYKMNGNLVAGANIAGFLKVANAMNAQGVV; translated from the coding sequence ATGGCCAGTCAATTTACTGAAAGCATCATGGAAATCACCACTTCTCGCAATCCTGCCGAGAGTGAATTCCATCAGGCGGTACGCGAAGTGGCGGAATCGGTTGAGCCGGTTATAGCCAGACACCCCGAATTGGCCCGCGCGAAGGTCCTTGAGCGGATGATCGAACCTGAACGCCAGGTTATGTTCCGCGTTCCGTGGGTAGACGACAAGGGTAATGTGCAGGTCAACCGCGGCTTCCGCGTTGAGTTCAACAGTGCAATTGGCCCATACAAGGGCGGGCTGCGTTTCCATCCTTCGGTATATCTCGGTATCATCAAGTTCCTCGGGTTCGAACAGATATTCAAGAATGCACTTACAACCACGCCGATCGGCGGCGGTAAGGGCGGAAGTGACTTCGATCCAAAGGGCAAGAGTGATATGGAAGTCATGCGTTTCTGTCAGAGCTTCATGAGCGAACTTTTCCGTCATATTGGTCCTGATACTGACGTGCCGGCAGGTGACATCGGTGTCGGCGGTCGTGAGATCGGTTACATGTTCGGTCAGTACAAGAAGCTTACCAACACCTTCACAGGCGTTCTGACCGGTAAGGGTCTGGACTACGGCGGGTCCCTGGTTCGTACCGAAGCTACTGGTTACGGCCTGATCTACTTTGTTACAGAAATGCTCAAGGCTCGCAATACCGACTGGAACGAGAAGAAAGTTGTTATTTCCGGTTCGGGTAACGTTGCGATCTACGCTACCAAGAAGGCTCACGAGCTCGGTGCAAAGGTTGTCGCACTTTCTGACAGCGGCGGGTACATCGTTGACGAATCCGGTATTAAGCTGGAAACTGTCAGACGTATTAAAGAGGTCGAACGCGGCCGAATCAGCGAATACGTTGATGAGCATCCAAATGCACAGTACACTGAAGGCTGGCAGGGTATCTGGACCGTTCCTTGTGACGTTGCACTTCCTTGTGCTACCCAGAATGAGCTGGATAAGTCTGCTGCTGAGGCGCTGGTCAAGAACAACTGTATTGCTGTCGGTGAAGGTGCAAACATGCCTTCTACGCCTGAAGCAGTCGATATCTTCCTGGACAACAATATTTCGTTCGGTCCTGCAAAGGCAGCTAACGCCGGCGGCGTAGCTACGAGTGCTCTTGAGATGTCTCAGAATGCAGCACGTCTCAACTGGACATTCGAAGAGGTTGACAACCGTCTCAAGATCATCATGAAGTCTATCTACACCCAGTGCGTAGAAGCCAGTGATGAATACAAGATGAACGGCAACCTGGTTGCTGGTGCGAACATTGCCGGCTTCCTGAAGGTAGCGAATGCTATGAACGCTCAGGGCGTTGTATAA